Sequence from the Argentina anserina chromosome 7, drPotAnse1.1, whole genome shotgun sequence genome:
TACATCTTATGCAATGAAATATACAATGTGAATCGAATAGAGTTGTTAATGATCTCATATTTCTTCATTGTTTGGCCTCTCGTACACTCATAACATCCTTGATTCCTTAATATTTCACAATGGAATTCTCTTCTACTTGCTTCTAAAACCAGACTACATGAAAGAATTTCATATTCAAAACTCATAACTCATAAGATAATAATATTTAACCCATAATAATGCTCATTTTATGTACTGGGCTCAAAGGCAGATCTGAACAATCTGAATTGGAGTGGGCTTTAGTTAATTGAAGCTAAAGCCTGGCTTAAACCCTAGCAAAGTTCCCTTATAAAACGAACGCCTCACTACTCGGTTGTGTCATCAGTATCACAGTCGCCAAGAGCTCTTCAATTCAAGCAGTTTATCAGCTCTGTATTTCCTCCTCCCATCCCAGATTATCAGTTGATAATTCACTGAGATTCAAAGCTCCCCAGACTCGATTTCATACTCTGCTTCAAAATTCTCTTCTTTGTCTTTCTTATTTCAGACAACAAATAGTATTTTCATGCCgtttcttgtttgtttgaaGCTTTCGGATTCTTAGTTGAGGCCAGTGATGATTGAAACATTTTGTATTGCCTACATTGCTTGATTATCTGGATCACCCAGATAGTGATAAATGAAGATATAATCTGAGGCCTCGCTAGGAATCCATTTCAATTTATCAACTGAAAGATGCTTTGTATAAATATAGatcttgagttatgttaaattAATTTCTAATGAACTTCAAAACAAGAATCTCCTACCTACAAGAGGATTAAAGACAAGGGACAGACACTGTTCAGTCAGTTTAAGAATTAAGATGGAGAAAACGAAAGATGATTGGACCGGCCTAAAAGACCAGGCAATATAATTGAAGAACAATGAATTTCTTAGATAATATTCTCCCCAATTCGTGACATATTGTAAACAATATAGTTTAGTGATTAGTGGAATTGTGGCATGCACAATTCTTAAGAAATCTATGCCTCAGCATAAATTGACACTTCGGAAAGTGCTACATGCCAATCTCATATTTACACTTCTTTGCTGCTGAAGACTGAAGTACGTGCCTAGACTAATCATGCCTTTCATATATATCCACACTACAGTTGAGAATAACAACTTTGAGATGAAGTCAATCAGAAACAGATACTACACTCAAAATAGGGATGAACAAGTTCTTTGACCAAAGGAAGAGAGAACCGAATTAGCCAAGAGTATTTAGGCTAACAAAGTAAGAAAGACATAGAATGCTATTATATAGTCCAAATATTCGATCACTGATTCACATTTGAACAACACACACataatacattttttttctcaacatTATGAATTAGGGATCATACCTGGAATCATCAAACTTGTTAAAGCCCATAACCACTGGAGCTAAACACCACCTAAAAACTAGAATCATAGTATCATACAATGATAAAATGACATATCTTCCAAGATTATGAAGCTTTGATCAATATCGTGCATTAATCAACAACAACTTAGAAAACACAGAGAACGTGAGAACGTTCTCCTCAAAGAAACCGAACACTGATCCATATAAGGGCAAACCCGTAACTTCACAACAGGTTGTTTTTTCGAAAAGTCAGAATTTTGCAGTTATTGAAGCATATTCAAGATAATAAACAGTTTATAAACTTTAATACTACTCGGATACGCCCGGAAACGCACCGTCAATTCTAAAATATGAACTGCAAACGTCACAAAACGTCAGTTGAAGTTACGAAAAGACATTTGTACTCTTATTTAGATGTGGTTGGGTCTTGGGTCGAGTCGATTGCTATTAATACATTCAAAGCCCAATGAATTCACAAGCCATAAGCCCCAGCTACAAACCCGGCGGCCcatttcaaaaccctagcgCTCTCTTCCTCCTATATAAACCACACCCAAAAACACAATCTTCCGCAGTCACATTCTCATCTCCTCTTCTCAGGTTGCAGAACCAAACTAGGACTTCTGGGTTGCTCTGCTTTGTTTATTGAAGGTCTTTCATTCTTGTTTTATCGTTGTTCAtttgtgtttcttgttttGCAAAATCTTTTGTGAATGGAAATAGAGAATAGATGGCGGTGATGACCCAATAAATTCAAGCTCAACAGACCGGATTGTAGGCTTCTCTAATATTTCTTAGAGATGTTTGCATGTCGACAACCCCGCTGAACTGAGCCATCTCTATCAATTTTCcctacttcattttttttaaattttcttgaATGATTTTGTGGTTTTTTGAGAATGTGGGAAAGGTAGGGTTTGCTATGAGGATAACAAGCTCCCTCTTCTGAGTATGGTTGAGGAAAATAGTTGGCAGAATCGAACCAATATACAATCGCCACCACTGAGTCAATCTACCCATTccctgttttttcttttcttaaagatttgttcttttttatttgtgCTGTGTTTGTTCTGTGCTTCTGAATCTGATTTGGGGTGTTTTGGTTGGATTGGGATGAAGCAAATATCAAATAATCCAACACTTGATCTGAGATATTCGTTATCGAGTGAAGCTAACTGATATCACTTCTGAATCTAATCTCgttcttgtgtttttttttgcaatTATTAATGTTTTTACATCAAGTGATGAAAATGGAATAATCTTAGGACACCTTCCTACACAGTAATAATGTCTGCTGTGGATGAGAACAACTTTCCATTCTGATGATGATTATCAAATAGTTATTATCTCAAGTTATGTTCTTTACCACTTTAAATTATGAGTTTTCAACAGAAATGCATGGGGCTACTTTTAGATCGTTAGCTAGAATACATCTttgattgtttgaattttgcaGCCTCTGATTTGGACGATTTGGTTCCTTGATATGGAAGTTCTTGGAGGCAACAAAGTCCTACGGTCACGGGCCTACTACTTTTTGATATCTCCTATCTTGACCTCGGACTTCTTAGACTTGGATCTGCACCATACGCATACATTGTATTACCTGGGATCCTTTTGAAGAAAAGTGATGCCGGTTGTTTGATTCAATTGAACTAATTAATTTGAATACAAATGATTGAAAACAATTTGAAGCACAACTGTAATTACGCACAACTTGTAGGGAACTGAAAGGCTTGTCTAACCCGGAATTAGTTGCTTATTTCAATGGAGTTGTATGACTAGAATTTTAATGGACATCTAATTTCAGTACATGAAATTCTGCTGTTGATTGTTAAGACTGCAAAAACTGTGGTCTGGTCAAAAGGAAAGCCGGGAATGAAAATCTAGACATAAGAGAAATTGATGCTTAATTGCTTATGTACCTGGTATTGTGCGTTTTACTTTACAAGAACTTTCTTTGGTTGTAAGAGGTGGGAGTGTTGTGGGCAAGAAACAAAAGTAAACGGCATCTGTTTTCTTCCTGTCTTTCTCTGATGCACTCAGTCACTCAGGATTAGATACTTTTCTGTTATCACTGTCCATAATGGATCATGTAGTGGATCCCATTGCGGATGGAAAAATTCGAGCCCCATTCTTGAACCAGTTGCCTTTGCCGTGTGTATGATGTGAAACCATTTTTCTTTAGATTCCAGACAATTCATTAGACTAATGTAACTATCCCATTCCTGCGACTCCCTCTAAACTCTATACCCCCAGCTCAACATTCCCCAAATTTCCAGGACGTGGAAATGTGGTCCATTTCTACATGTAAAATGTTGAACTGATAACCCATAACCTCAGTTTGGCACCATGCCAGCTCTAACGTAATAATTCGAAATAGAGTCCAGTCACCAGGATGCCTAGCCTCTGTTTTCTATTTATGCTTGTGCACTCGGATTGAATTCTCTGTTAACAAAACTGAAACAACATTGAGCTTTGTTTACTTCTCATGGTATCCAATACATTCAAATGATCATGTAGTGGATCACAGTAAGATGCACCACAGTAACTGACCCCATATAACATGCGAAAATTCAAGCCCCATATTTGAACCAATTGCCATTTCCATGTGCAGTATGTTATGCTTCACACTAGTATTGCTCTCTTGATTCCAGACAAATACCAGACTAATCAAACTTTCCATTTCTGCAGCGCCCCCTAAACCCCAGCTCAACATTCCTCAAATTTCCAGGAAGTGAAAGTGTGGTCCATTTCTACCTGCGCATGTTGAAGTAGATATTTTCCCATGAACTGATAACCCCAGTTGCCCACCCGCACTAAGGTCTCACAGGTCACACTGTGTCAAACTATCGAGACTCTACGTGCACTCTCACATTCCTATCCAGATTTCCCAAGTTTCATATAAAATTGATCCGACGCACACGCGTTGGATCGTAGTCGCTTCCTTGAAGGATTAGGATTTAAAGAAAGAATGTGGTAGTCACAGTTGAAGGAGTCACTACCGCATGGTGGCACAATTTGCTTTTACCTCCACAATAGCACAACATGGTTAAAAAGGAAATTGCAGAGCAACTAGAGCTGCTTACTCTGGTTGCTTACGTCTGCCTTGCTACTTCTCCTAGGTGGGAACCAACTCTCTTATGCACCATGCTTCTGTTTCTCCCGATTTAGGGCTTCCATCATATCTCTAGCTTTAGCTCTAATTCGTATTTAATATTAGAATAAAATATTAGTAGATAATTGACATCCATTTTAgataaaatgacaaaaaaaatgaaatatagggaatgatcagttgaaattgaaaacgaAGAGAGTAAATTGTCGTTATcctcaaattataaaaattgacCGGTATTTTCTTCTTAATATTAAGAGCTCCTATCATTCATTTTGTGAAGGCAGTTGTGGTGCAATTAATGATTGCAAATTGACTttcttttcattcaaaaatgtCAATCGCATTCTTATGACTATGATTATGAGTCTATAAGTGTATGTATTCACGTCGGTTATGCCGTTAAAGCTAAGAACAGAATCAGAGAACGGGGATTGACTCTAGCTAATGGATTTATGTATGTAGAATAGTATGAACAGGATAACTACTTTGGTTCTCGACCTCTCAAGTTCTCATAAGCAATTACGCAAGTGGATCTCACATCAAAAGGAATACATTTTCACCAAAATGGTTTGTGTTGACACTAGTTACATTTCATCATCGTACAATTTCTATAACCTTATGCTGGAATCACGGAAAATAATCCGACATGTTCATCGCATAAATTATGTTTCAATTTGATCCAAATTATTGTGGACATGTTTAATTATTTCAGATCAGTTATTTTCaagtgaaaataataataacataataacttctttggttatgatttaaTATTGGACGCTATCTCATGCTCATTATTCACCTCTTGTTTCCTCACTTTCGATTATTCATGTGTAATCTTATGATATTTACATTGTAACTCTAAACTTTAGTTAATCAAAATTGTAAATATGATCTCATGCTCATAACTtctttggttatgatttaaTATTGGACGCTATCTCATGCTCATTATTCACCTCTTGTTTCCTCACTTTCGATTATTCATGTGTAATCTTATGATATTTACATTGTAACTCTAAACTTTAGTTAATCAAAATTGTAAATATGATCTCATGCTCATAATTAAGTCGCCTCTTGTTTACTCATTTTAGTTTTTTCATACGTACTCTTGTGATATTTATCATAATGCTCCAAAATACAAATGACAATGACCCTAGTTGTAATCAGGTCGGTTTGGTGCGAATTATTCTATAACGTGTGCGCTATTTAGGTTCTTACATTATTAATTATAAGGTCTCGGCCGGTTGTGGATATCCACATCAAACCGCATTATAAATACAGCACTACCAAGCATGCACAACTTACAAACTCACATGCAAAGCTTCCCAGCACAAcctgagaattgaaaatgcaGCTCAATACATTTCAGTtctccttcttcctcttcctcttcatcaCCTCCGCTTGGGGTTCGAGTGGCGGTAACGGTGGTGCTGCGAGCAGAAAGGTCGGGTCCCGAGAAGTGTGGGAGACAGGGCAGCCAATAAGTAGTGGCAGTGGCTCTGGCCACGGACCCAACTGGCAGTATAGTTGGGGGTGGTGGAGTACTAGCCCCGGTGGTGGTTGGGGTTCTGGTTCTGGATCACCTGGAAGCAGGTATGCTAATGGGTGGGGTAGGGGTTCGGGTTATGGATATGGCTCCGGGTCTGGTGGGGGAGGTGGAGGCGGTGGTggcggcggcggtggtggAGTACATGGTGGCGCAGGTGGAGGCGGTGGTAGTGGtgggggaggaggagggaaAAACAACCATGGCTGAAGTACTGGATGCAAGTTCATGATCGAGTGATATGGTTGTATAAgccttctatatatatttctgtGTTGCAGTGTGTAGCATATATAATACTAATAATAGCTTTCTCAATTCTTATCATAAAGAAAAGCTCAAGTCTTTGTCTAATTAAGAAGATAACAGTGTCGATGTAAGTGTGGTGTTTAACCCTTTTCTCTTACTAGTCTTACATGAAAATTGTAGcttgata
This genomic interval carries:
- the LOC126803070 gene encoding putative glycine-rich cell wall structural protein 1, translating into MQLNTFQFSFFLFLFITSAWGSSGGNGGAASRKVGSREVWETGQPISSGSGSGHGPNWQYSWGWWSTSPGGGWGSGSGSPGSRYANGWGRGSGYGYGSGSGGGGGGGGGGGGGGVHGGAGGGGGSGGGGGGKNNHG